The stretch of DNA AAAGCTTCCGCCATGGTTGCGAATTTTAGTGCTATTTCTGCACGACTAGGagcaaatttttacacaaatcaccaaatttgtatattttgtaatgatttttttagttcaatcaagtgcctttttattaaattattaatgttATAGATAGACTAAAAGACAAAAGTTATCTCAATTCCTCACAACTCATGTTTATTGTACATTTTTATCTATATACGAATAAATTATGCTACCAATTTTAggttttcaattaattttattatttttatttatagaaaaacatagaaattgttttttgtttgttttcgaTGCAAAAGGTAGGTAAATTTCCGACGGAGAAACGGAATACTATGGAGATTTTTCCGaggaaaaattccaagaaataaCCTCCATTTTTGTAGGCTCAAACGAgatggcatgagaaaaaaatacgtttGTCTCACTCACTTTGTTATAGTTGtgcagaaatatttatttttccgggaaaaactcatttttggggcGCCAAAAGTTGCCGGTAATGCTTAGGGGGCCCCCGGGGAGCTTCAGCAAAAATTTGGGGACGCAACTCTCCGGATTTTTTCCGGAATTTTCACGAAACTTTTTGGCGCGcattttgagtattttgaactGGCGACGCCGaacgacgcggcgtcgcttcctggtcacaaaaaacacaatttccccggaaaattcggcggaaaacgtgagaaaattgcaaaaacctTCCGTGCGAGTGAAACAGTATCAGTGATGTGCAtctgtctcattttctcttcagaaGAGAAGcagtggtggcttttggaactgaaatttagggcgccaaattcaaaaaggtgTCAGAAAAGAGGTCTTTTTTTGTAAGacaacaaaacattttccataaaaagaACTTTGTGGTGATTGATAAAATCagttaacactcggaggactttactggtacttgctaccaattggaaccttaaaatcgtcacagaatattatctattggacttatctcgatgaatttagcatctatgtgtagggaattataattactttaagatagcagaaaaaaaatcttgagaaaagtcttttctttggaagataattgaggtcacaGTCAGAAtgcaacgcggaggatcaaattggtaataactaccagtcaaaatcccatacattttagccatggttttgaggttatgtttccccatatttcccaaataaagtactcttgttcacttttcctcggtgaaaatcattaatatagactaattttattgccggaagtgactaaaaagttacttgaagaatcaaagtttgtgataatttaggcgcaataataaattaagcaaaactgCAGCtgaaaaagtcgtttgaattggcaattttgcatcgattcgacgtaattttttttcagtgacgattttctcaattaaatatttagtaattaggtgaaggaatgcttgaaggagattgagaattagtgaaactttcgatccttgttcaataaactgattaataattaattattgagcatattttatcaactgatacttattaccaatttgatcctccgcgttgtgccaaatgttgggtcctccaagtgttaaacaAGCAGTCCAAGCAGTACAGGAAGTCCTGAAAAGTATCTTCAAAGAGTAAGTGAATAATTCTGCCGgaaaagattataaaaaaaaaacatttcaatattGTTTGTTTTCATCATCAGCCGCTGAAAGACTGCAGTGATACGGAATCTCCGGAATAAAGGATATACCTGATCCGGCTTAGCTGCTGACGCTATGACATACCTTCTTTAATCCTTATGACCCTCAGTTACTCAAACAATACGAATTTTTGAAGTTACTCAAAACAACACGGCTCTGCGATGACAACACTACATCCGGTGATTCCATGTCCTGTAATCCAAGATGTTTTCCAACAATGCACTTCCATTCTGAACATAATTGCCCAACACAGTGACTCTGTGCAGGAATGTGGAGTCTGCAGTGAACACAACGAAAGCATTGCTTTGCTCAAAGCTCAAATGACCATTCTTGTGGGAATATTTCCTCGGCAGATACTCAAAACAGAATTCACTGATTCAGATAATGCATCAAATGGAGCTGAAAACAATACTGATGAGTTTGATCTCAATGAACACGATACACAAATGCAAATAGAACAAACAGTCGAAGAGGAAGAATCAAAAGATGAATTCATCCATCTTCCGGAGACAATAGTTATAGAAAACTTTCCACAAGAACAAATACtcaagaaaaggaagaaagctAAAGCGAGGAACTGCACAAAGAAATCAAAGGAGGAATTACAACTTTCAGATCATACAGAAGAAGATTCTGCGGGGAAGTCTTTTGAATGTGGGTACTGCGGGAAGATTTATATAAGAAAGAGATATTTCATTTCTCATTGTCTCCGgcatcttaagaaaaataagcctaaaaagagaaacaggaaaaagaatgaatataaatgcaaTACTTGCAATAAGATTTGTTACTATAAGAAGAGTTTGGAGGACCATCAGCGGATACATACTGGAGAAAAGCCATTTGAGTGCACCATTTGCGGGAAAGCTTATCACTCAAATCGTCTTTTATCTGATCATAAAACTAGACACGCTAATAAGGACTTGGGTACCTTCAAATGTAAAATATGCAGTAAAATTTTATCCTATAAGGAACGATTAGTAGAACATATGAGGAAGCACACGGGAGAGAAAACGGCTCAATGTGATAAGTGTGGTAAAACATTTCACGGACAATTGGCTCTATATAGCCACAGAAGGATGCAACATGGATTTGGAAAAACTGGAAAAGCTCCATACCAGGGTAAACGCTACAATTGTGATATATGTGGAAGATCTATTCttggcaaaacaaaattcacaGAGCACTTAAGGATACATACAGGAGAGAAGCCCTTTGACTGTCCTTTCTGtgacaaaaaattctcacgaAAAACTAAACTAAATATTCATATAGGTCGAATGCACAAAACACAGAAAGCTCATaaggattaataaaaaatgttgcaaccaaaatgaattttcattaatttagtcaatttataatttattgtaaaaaaaacatcagtACATAACACTTCTTATCCAATCAACGTAAGCTGATACTCTAATGTAAACTGTTGGAGCACCAACTCTGCCACAAGGTCTGAAAGCTCGAACAGCAAGACCAATCTGCATAAATGAATCACCGTACTTTTGTACAAGAGGACCTCCCAAATCCCCCGAACAAGCCTgaaaaagagtttttaaaattaaaaattaatttgttagaAGTACAAAGAATATTAATGATTTGATCCTATTAAATTTCGGTCATGTACTCACTGAAGTTCCCCCACTTAGTGGTCCAGTACAGATGTGAGTGGCTGTATCGAATTCATTGGGATCCTCACCAAGATATACAAAAGCCGAATAGCACTGGGATAAGCTAATTAAAGGAACCTGAACACTTTGGAGGATGTCGGGAAAGAGGAAGGGTGGCTCGTCTATAGTCCAACCCCATCCTGAGAATAAAGCTGAACCAAGTGGATATGAGCTGGTTGGTGGAAGACTAACTGGATGAACCCATGAGTTGAAAATGAGTTTGTGATTTAATTGAATCAAGGCGATGTTGTGTGGTACGCCAATCCCTCCTGGATATTGTGGatgattaataaaactttgcaCCCCCACTGTTTGTTGGTATGCAGATGGTGTGCGGAAATCCCATGCACCCACAATTACACTCATAGGCTCATGCTCCAGAGTTAACATGTTGCAATGTGCTGCCGTTAAGACCCAAAGCTCATTGAGGATGGATCCTCCGCATAGGTGATGCATAAGTCCATGGGGGGCCCATTGAATTGAAACCATATGCGGAAATTCGCCAGGACTCGAATTGGAACCACCGACGATTCGACTaactaaacaataaaaaagaacgtTTGTATTTTAAGAGACATGCTACATATTctcaaacaattaaattaaaaatcactcACTGGAAGATGCATTTGCAAGTGACACAAGAACAGACAGCACTAGTAGCCACATCATCGTTCCAGAGAAAACTGACCGTGTGAGTTTTCTGGATTCCCCCAGGGTTGTTTATCTGGCTTCCGTAGCATGAGATTGCTTCTATCGACTCCTAAATTAGCCACTTTCACGATAAAAGTATCAAAAAAAAGGTATCAatgaaatgattaatttattgactttACTGGGAATTCAAATCCCACCTCTTTTTCCTAAttgattttgtgttttttttcttcttcactttagcagattgaaattcttcaggtgaatatttttagatgaGATTTCTTTAGGGTTTCGTAGAAGAGCGTGGGAATTTAATTGGAAGACCATGAATGAAAGTAGCAAAATGTTTGGCTGCGTTTGTCTGATATTTGAGAGCTTTCGTTGGATGACAAAGCTTTATAATTAAAGAATAGggattaatttcattgaatatttttcccttACTTCTATAccctttatttatttgtttaataataatatctTTTTAATTCCAGTGATTCTGAATAAAACTTACACTTTTCTGTACGATGTCGCTACCTTTTAAAgaatgagcttttcttttcggGAGCTTTTATTATCTTCTAAACTTCGCGGACCAATATACaagtatttaaaaacaaatttgtagaaaaatcgCATTTCATATCAGAATTAAACCACCAcattctttgagaaaatcaacagaGAAGGATTTcgcttaaaaataaataaatcaaaatacaAAACCGCTATtggcttatttttttctcctccctTCACCCCTCTGAGAAAACTCTCAATGAATCGAGTATaatcaaaaagtttatttcttAAGACATAATCGCAGATTAGACAACTTTTTCGTGTAATTGCTGTTGCCTCAGTCagcaatattttcattgatcCAATCAATATAAGCGGCCACTCGTGCATGAACTGTTGGAGCTCCAACCCGACCACATGGGAAGATTGTCCAGGCGGCAACACCATGTTGAATAAAATCATCTCCATCCCATTGTCCAAGGGGACTACCGGAATCCGCACTGCAAgcctgaaaatgtttttctttcttaattttttattcttgagtTATTGGCGCAAAAAATCATACCGAAAGTCCTCCTGTGAGGGGTCCAGTGCAAATATCTCCATCGAGATTAAGCAGATGAGATGCtccaaattgaattaatgtaTCATGACACTCTGACATGGTGAGGATAGGCATATCGGCACGTTGGAGGATATAGGGGAAAACAGCTGGTGGATCTGATTGAATATTTCCCCAACCAGAGAAGACTCCAGTTCCTGTTGCAAGAGTATTGGGCACAGGGAAGACAACAGGCTTGACGCGATCATTGAAAATGAGTGGCTCAGCCAAACGCATTACACCAATATCATGTGGAGCCACAACTCCACCTCCGGGATAGAGGGGGTGATTGACAAAGCGCTCTACAGCTACTTCCTGCTGATACTCCGTTGGCTCCCTAAAGTCCCAAGCACCAGCAATCACACTCAGTGTGCCACCATGCTCAATTACAGTCTCAGTGATGCAATGAGCTGCGGTGAGAGTCCACCATTCATTAATAATGGAAGCACCACAGTTGTGGCGACGGATATCAATAAAGTGCCACTGGAGTGATAGCATATGAGGAAATTCTCCAGGTGCTGCATTGTCACCCCCAATGATCCATCCATCTACAAAGAATAAACTTCTGTACgactatttaaattttctttaaaacggATTTATCTTACTGGGAGCGGCCAAGCAGCCAAGGAACACATTAACAAGCACCAAAAAGATCTTCATCGCTTCACTGACTGATTCTATTTCGTACTTTTTGGGAGTCTTTTAAAGGCCTATAGAGTCCTTATCTGTACTTTAAAAAATGGTGTGACTGGTGGAAAATCTCCCGAATGATTGAATATTAGAGATAAGAACCAAAGCAAAGATTTTATCTCAAAGACGATTTTTGTTGTAATCGTTTTGATTTGTGATAAGAAATAAAGTTGTGAATGGTACAACTAAATTTCCCACCAATGACTTGTTGAAATTAAAGGGAGAAGAGATTCTCAATCGAATGATTCATTGGAGATAAATAACAACTATGTATATTGAATGAGAAAGCCACAAAGCTTCCTTAGGGAAAGATATAAAAGTATATCGATTTATTGCAGGAgactaaaatttattactcCACCATGAATGGTGAGATAGGGGTTTCCGCATGTTTTCcatgtgagtttttttctacgtacatgggagattttctttttaagacttggactggatttttttctataatccAATTAAagatagaattttcttatgaattaGAAACTTTGATTTCTTCATATGATTTAAcaattgaatgaagaaaaagcatTATGTGGCCAATACCGATGTTGTGTGGTCTAAAATACCACAcagcatttaaattaaagaacacataaataaaaatctttcttgcttatttctttttattaataaaatgcagTTTACAAGCACGGAAGTCTTGCACCTGCGatgtaatttattacttttcttttgatttaataTACCTCTGCG from Lutzomyia longipalpis isolate SR_M1_2022 chromosome 1, ASM2433408v1 encodes:
- the LOC129797337 gene encoding gastrula zinc finger protein XlCGF52.1-like; the encoded protein is MTTLHPVIPCPVIQDVFQQCTSILNIIAQHSDSVQECGVCSEHNESIALLKAQMTILVGIFPRQILKTEFTDSDNASNGAENNTDEFDLNEHDTQMQIEQTVEEEESKDEFIHLPETIVIENFPQEQILKKRKKAKARNCTKKSKEELQLSDHTEEDSAGKSFECGYCGKIYIRKRYFISHCLRHLKKNKPKKRNRKKNEYKCNTCNKICYYKKSLEDHQRIHTGEKPFECTICGKAYHSNRLLSDHKTRHANKDLGTFKCKICSKILSYKERLVEHMRKHTGEKTAQCDKCGKTFHGQLALYSHRRMQHGFGKTGKAPYQGKRYNCDICGRSILGKTKFTEHLRIHTGEKPFDCPFCDKKFSRKTKLNIHIGRMHKTQKAHKD